One window of the Streptococcus parasanguinis ATCC 15912 genome contains the following:
- a CDS encoding tyrosine-protein kinase encodes MNTLEISKNKLQEIHKAEEYFNALATNIQLSGVDLKVIAVSSVQENEGKSTTSTNLAVAFARAGYKTLLVDCDIRNSVMTGVFRSREKIQGLTDFLSGQSQLDQVLYTTEFPNLDIIESGQIAPNPTGLLQSKNFTMMMEALRRHYDYIIVDTPPIGVVIDAAIIAQRCDGTVLVVESGTNRRKMVQKAKEQLEQTGTPFLGVILNKFNIKAAEYGSYGGYGSYGEYGKK; translated from the coding sequence ATGAATACATTAGAAATTTCAAAAAATAAATTACAAGAAATCCATAAGGCGGAGGAGTATTTCAATGCTCTTGCGACCAATATTCAATTAAGCGGGGTAGACCTAAAAGTCATCGCTGTCTCATCTGTTCAAGAAAATGAGGGAAAATCAACGACATCGACCAATTTAGCAGTAGCTTTTGCACGTGCGGGTTACAAAACTCTCTTGGTTGACTGCGATATCCGGAACTCTGTGATGACAGGTGTTTTCCGTAGTCGTGAGAAGATCCAAGGCTTGACTGATTTCTTATCTGGTCAGAGCCAATTGGACCAAGTCCTATATACGACAGAATTCCCAAATTTAGATATTATTGAGTCGGGTCAGATAGCGCCCAATCCAACAGGTCTTTTGCAAAGTAAGAATTTTACGATGATGATGGAAGCTTTGCGCAGGCACTATGACTACATTATTGTGGATACCCCTCCAATTGGAGTCGTAATTGATGCGGCGATTATCGCCCAACGCTGTGATGGAACAGTATTGGTGGTTGAATCCGGTACAAACCGACGTAAAATGGTTCAAAAAGCTAAAGAACAATTGGAACAAACGGGAACTCCTTTCTTAGGAGTCATTCTCAATAAATTTAACATCAAAGCTGCTGAGTATGGTTCGTACGGAGGATACGGATCTTACGGAGAGTACGGAAAGAAATAA
- a CDS encoding Wzz/FepE/Etk N-terminal domain-containing protein, whose product MNNQENQAVEIDVFATLKVLWKRKFSIILVALVFAIAAFGYSAFLAKKEYQSTSRIYVVSRQNQDNNALTNSDLQAGAYLVKDYREIILSQNVLSQAIEELKLNMTPAELSKKINVSVPTDTRILSITAKDGDPKEAARIANGLRNVAAEKITSVTKVSDVTTLDEAEVPQSPSSPNIKRNVLLGFVAGAGLMVVLLVVVEVLDDRVKKPEDVEELMGLPLLGVVPDIKKL is encoded by the coding sequence ATGAATAATCAAGAAAATCAAGCAGTGGAAATCGATGTTTTCGCTACGCTGAAGGTTCTGTGGAAACGCAAATTTTCAATCATTTTGGTCGCGCTTGTCTTTGCCATTGCAGCATTTGGCTATAGTGCCTTTTTAGCCAAGAAAGAATACCAAAGTACTAGCCGTATCTATGTGGTCAGCCGTCAAAATCAGGACAACAATGCCTTGACAAACTCAGATTTACAAGCGGGTGCCTACTTGGTTAAAGACTATCGTGAAATTATCCTTTCTCAAAATGTCTTGAGTCAGGCTATCGAGGAACTTAAACTCAATATGACGCCAGCTGAGTTATCAAAAAAGATCAATGTTTCTGTTCCAACAGATACCCGGATCCTCTCGATCACAGCTAAAGATGGAGATCCGAAAGAAGCTGCCCGGATTGCGAATGGCCTTCGAAATGTAGCGGCTGAGAAGATTACTTCCGTGACCAAGGTGTCCGATGTCACAACTTTGGATGAGGCGGAAGTGCCCCAATCACCGTCTTCACCAAACATCAAGCGCAATGTCCTTCTCGGATTTGTTGCTGGAGCTGGCCTGATGGTGGTCCTCTTGGTAGTGGTAGAAGTCTTAGATGATCGTGTCAAGAAACCAGAAGATGTAGAGGAACTCATGGGCTTGCCCCTACTTGGTGTTGTGCCAGATATTAAGAAATTGTAG
- the cpsA gene encoding LCP family glycopolymer transferase CpsA: MSQRRRSRRSIQKWGQMRIINSVLLIFLFLTAIWAIYTMLANNILAFRYVNVLVIALLAVFLLLSTWFVVRNQAKKTTVVLLLGGLLISSGVLFASQQLLNLTSNVNGHSNYTEFEMAVYVKKDSDIKDIKEIKEVVTPKGNNNEANLTALLDNIKKTKGQEISVVDAPTYLDAYKSLQDGSATAIVLNSTFEDTIATEDADYAKKLKKIYSYKIRKEVAATSKVSANADVFNIYVSGIDTYGPVTSVSRSDVNIIMTVNRKTKQVLLTTTPRDAYVPIADGGNNQNDKLTHAGIYGVDASIHTLENLYDIKLNYYVRLNFTSFLKLIDLLGGIDVENDQEFTSLHGKFHFPVGKVHLNSEQALGFVRERYSLQGGDNDRGKNQEKVIAAIIKKLTSTKVLSNYNEIIGNLQDSVQTNMQLPTMMNLINTQLETGGSYEVTSQAITGQGRTDLPSYAMPGSNLYVMELDQGSLTKAKETIQKVMEGNEK, from the coding sequence ATGTCGCAAAGGAGACGAAGCCGTCGCTCAATTCAAAAATGGGGGCAAATGCGAATCATTAATTCCGTCTTGCTTATTTTTTTGTTTCTAACAGCTATTTGGGCGATCTATACCATGCTAGCCAATAATATCTTGGCTTTTCGCTATGTCAATGTTCTCGTGATTGCACTACTAGCTGTCTTCTTGCTCTTATCTACTTGGTTTGTTGTTAGAAACCAGGCTAAAAAGACGACCGTAGTCTTGCTTTTGGGCGGTTTGCTGATTAGCTCAGGAGTTCTGTTTGCCAGTCAACAACTCTTGAATCTGACTAGCAATGTCAATGGGCACTCCAACTATACAGAGTTTGAGATGGCAGTTTATGTCAAGAAAGACAGTGACATTAAAGATATCAAAGAAATCAAGGAAGTGGTGACGCCAAAGGGCAACAATAATGAAGCCAACCTTACGGCTCTTTTGGACAATATCAAAAAGACCAAGGGACAGGAAATCTCCGTAGTAGACGCACCGACTTATCTGGATGCCTATAAGAGCTTGCAAGACGGTAGTGCCACTGCTATAGTGTTGAATAGTACCTTTGAGGATACGATTGCTACAGAAGATGCCGATTATGCGAAGAAATTAAAGAAAATCTACTCCTACAAAATCCGGAAAGAAGTGGCAGCGACGAGCAAGGTGTCTGCCAATGCGGATGTCTTTAACATTTATGTTAGCGGGATCGATACCTATGGTCCGGTAACATCGGTTTCTCGATCAGATGTCAATATCATCATGACGGTCAATCGTAAGACCAAGCAAGTCCTATTGACAACGACACCACGGGATGCCTATGTACCGATTGCGGATGGAGGTAACAACCAAAATGATAAGTTGACCCATGCGGGGATCTACGGAGTGGATGCTTCTATTCATACCCTTGAGAATCTCTATGATATCAAGCTTAACTACTACGTTCGTCTCAATTTCACTTCCTTCCTCAAGTTAATTGACCTTCTAGGGGGAATCGATGTGGAAAATGACCAAGAATTCACGAGCCTTCATGGCAAGTTCCATTTCCCAGTTGGAAAGGTCCATTTGAATTCAGAGCAAGCACTCGGTTTTGTTCGAGAACGCTACTCTCTTCAAGGTGGCGACAATGACCGTGGGAAAAACCAAGAAAAAGTTATTGCGGCGATTATCAAAAAGTTGACCTCTACAAAGGTCTTGAGTAACTACAATGAGATTATCGGAAACCTCCAAGATTCCGTTCAAACCAACATGCAGTTACCAACTATGATGAACCTGATCAATACCCAATTGGAAACGGGTGGCTCTTATGAAGTGACTTCCCAAGCAATCACCGGACAAGGGCGTACCGATTTGCCATCTTATGCTATGCCTGGATCCAACCTCTATGTCATGGAGTTGGATCAAGGAAGCTTGACAAAAGCTAAGGAAACCATTCAAAAGGTAATGGAAGGAAATGAAAAATGA
- the cps4B gene encoding capsular polysaccharide biosynthesis protein Cps4B, with product MIDIHSHIVFDVDDGPKTREDTRALLEESYRQGVRTIISTSHRRKGMFETPEEKIAENFQEVKKIAAQVAPDLKIYYGAEIYFTNDVLKKLEEKTIPSLAETRFALIEFSMGTPYKEIHTALDRLLHLGITPVVAHIERYKCLEKNEERVQEMIDMGCYMQINSSSVLKPRLFGDEQKQLKKRARYFLEKDLVHFVASDMHNVDKRPPYMAEAYHLIKEEYGEQRAQALFVGNQELLLADELI from the coding sequence ATGATTGATATCCATTCGCACATCGTCTTTGATGTGGATGATGGACCAAAGACAAGAGAAGATACGCGTGCCTTATTGGAAGAAAGCTATCGCCAAGGTGTACGGACTATTATCTCTACTTCTCATCGTCGCAAGGGGATGTTTGAAACCCCTGAAGAAAAAATTGCAGAAAATTTTCAAGAAGTGAAGAAAATTGCGGCGCAAGTCGCACCAGATTTGAAGATCTATTACGGGGCAGAAATCTACTTTACCAATGATGTCTTGAAAAAACTGGAAGAAAAGACCATTCCCAGTCTGGCAGAGACGCGTTTTGCTCTGATCGAATTCAGCATGGGAACGCCTTATAAGGAGATTCATACTGCTTTGGATCGCTTGCTTCATCTAGGCATCACACCAGTAGTGGCCCACATCGAGCGCTACAAGTGCTTGGAGAAAAATGAGGAGCGCGTGCAAGAGATGATTGATATGGGGTGTTACATGCAGATCAATAGCTCGAGTGTTCTCAAGCCTCGTCTCTTTGGGGATGAGCAAAAACAACTGAAAAAACGAGCTCGGTATTTCTTAGAAAAAGACTTGGTACACTTTGTGGCCAGTGACATGCACAATGTGGATAAACGGCCACCCTATATGGCAGAAGCTTATCACTTGATCAAGGAAGAATACGGAGAACAACGCGCACAAGCTCTCTTTGTCGGCAATCAAGAACTCTTGTTAGCAGATGAATTAATCTAA
- a CDS encoding sugar transferase, producing the protein MGEERIELEKLTIVLFQSLAVLFSAYIVSLFKNAEYTPQSIAILYLLHFVVFYISNLANRFYARGYLDELLQVLKYNVFFSVAITFTWFMMEGFFSISRRGMIYFFLLNTLSVYVMDLMLKRYRRSVASHLKSSRKIFLITATSRMEKVLDTLHSGSLFHGELIGVTVMDTTRFTRSGVRIVQPDQMMAFVTKEVVDEVFINLPSEDYNISELVSEFESMGIDVSVNLNAFNFASLGNKRVREVGGLSVVTFSTNFYKPSHVFAKRLLDIVGALFGLLICGVASIVLVPLIRKDGGPAFFVQKRVGKNGRYFNFYKFRSMRVDAEEIKKDLMAQNTMTGGMFKMENDPRVTPIGRFIRKTSLDELPQFYNVLIGDMSLVGTRPPTVDEYQEYTPAQKRRLSFKPGITGLWQVSGRSEITDFDEVVKLDVAYMDDWTIWRDIQILLKTIKVVLRKEGAK; encoded by the coding sequence ATGGGAGAAGAAAGAATCGAACTTGAAAAATTAACTATTGTTCTCTTTCAAAGTTTAGCAGTCCTATTTTCGGCATACATTGTAAGTCTCTTTAAGAATGCAGAATACACGCCTCAGTCGATTGCTATTCTCTATCTCTTGCATTTTGTTGTATTTTACATCAGCAATTTGGCCAACCGTTTTTATGCAAGAGGTTATTTGGATGAGTTGCTACAAGTACTGAAATACAATGTATTCTTTTCAGTAGCCATCACATTTACTTGGTTTATGATGGAAGGTTTTTTTTCGATCTCTCGTCGAGGGATGATTTATTTTTTCCTTCTTAATACGCTCTCTGTTTACGTCATGGACCTTATGCTCAAAAGGTATAGACGGTCGGTTGCTTCCCACCTGAAAAGTAGTAGGAAGATCTTCCTGATTACAGCAACTAGTCGGATGGAAAAAGTTTTAGATACGTTACATTCTGGAAGTCTTTTTCATGGGGAACTGATTGGTGTGACGGTTATGGATACTACACGTTTCACCCGTTCTGGTGTGCGGATCGTGCAACCGGATCAAATGATGGCTTTCGTTACCAAGGAAGTGGTGGATGAGGTATTCATTAACCTGCCAAGTGAGGATTATAATATCAGTGAATTGGTTTCAGAGTTTGAGAGTATGGGAATTGACGTATCGGTCAACCTCAATGCCTTTAACTTCGCATCCCTAGGCAATAAACGGGTTCGAGAAGTTGGGGGACTAAGTGTTGTCACCTTCTCGACCAATTTTTACAAACCGAGCCATGTTTTTGCAAAGCGTCTCTTGGATATTGTGGGGGCTCTCTTTGGCCTCTTGATTTGTGGGGTGGCGAGTATCGTCCTAGTCCCTCTGATCCGTAAGGATGGCGGTCCTGCCTTCTTTGTACAAAAGCGGGTCGGTAAGAACGGACGGTATTTCAACTTTTATAAATTCCGCTCTATGCGCGTGGATGCTGAGGAAATTAAAAAAGATCTCATGGCTCAAAATACCATGACAGGTGGCATGTTCAAGATGGAGAACGATCCGCGAGTAACACCGATTGGTCGCTTTATCCGTAAGACCAGCCTCGATGAGTTACCACAGTTTTACAATGTTTTAATTGGGGATATGAGTCTAGTCGGGACTCGTCCCCCAACGGTCGATGAATACCAAGAATATACACCTGCTCAAAAACGGCGCCTCAGTTTCAAGCCGGGAATTACTGGCCTTTGGCAAGTGAGCGGACGCAGTGAGATTACCGACTTTGACGAGGTTGTCAAACTGGATGTTGCGTACATGGACGATTGGACGATCTGGAGAGATATTCAGATCTTGCTTAAAACCATAAAGGTTGTGCTTAGGAAAGAAGGAGCGAAGTAG
- a CDS encoding WecB/TagA/CpsF family glycosyltransferase — translation MKKARINILGIDIDPLTMQETVNSVERYVLEKKALHLMGVNADKINQCHDDEEIRKIVNESGIINADGASVVLASKFLGSPIPERVAGIDLMQELLHLANEKGYSVYLFGAKEEVLTDMLAVFKKDYPNLQVVGRRNGYFSAEEEEIIQEDIRKKDPDFVFVGITSPKKEYLIQKFMDNGVNSVFMGVGGSFDVLSGHIKRAPMWMQKANLEWLFRVANEPKRLFKRYFVGNVSFIYKVVKEKKRVK, via the coding sequence ATGAAAAAAGCAAGAATCAACATATTAGGTATAGATATAGACCCGTTAACAATGCAAGAGACGGTCAATTCAGTTGAGCGCTATGTACTTGAAAAGAAGGCTCTCCATTTAATGGGAGTAAATGCTGATAAGATCAATCAATGCCATGATGATGAGGAGATTAGAAAGATTGTTAATGAATCAGGAATCATCAATGCAGATGGGGCATCTGTGGTTTTAGCTAGTAAATTTTTAGGTTCTCCAATACCGGAGCGTGTAGCGGGAATTGATTTGATGCAAGAACTTCTTCATTTAGCCAATGAAAAAGGTTATTCTGTCTATTTATTTGGAGCAAAAGAGGAAGTATTAACTGATATGTTAGCCGTCTTTAAAAAAGATTATCCAAATTTACAGGTAGTTGGCCGTCGAAATGGTTATTTTTCTGCTGAAGAGGAAGAAATTATTCAAGAAGATATTCGAAAAAAAGATCCAGATTTTGTCTTTGTCGGCATTACTTCTCCTAAAAAGGAGTACTTGATCCAGAAGTTTATGGACAATGGAGTAAACTCTGTCTTTATGGGAGTTGGAGGAAGTTTTGATGTCCTATCAGGTCATATCAAGCGCGCGCCAATGTGGATGCAAAAAGCAAATTTAGAGTGGTTGTTTCGTGTGGCCAATGAACCCAAACGGCTCTTTAAGCGTTATTTTGTGGGAAATGTTAGTTTTATTTATAAAGTTGTAAAAGAGAAAAAGCGGGTGAAATAA
- a CDS encoding LicD family protein, whose product MGQFEVLKKIQEIELDALKEFNKICKENNLMFFLRGGSVMGAVKYQGFIPWDDDVDIAVPREDYDRLPQIFENKIIAGKYQVLCHQYCEELHCYFPRLFLLEDERIKLGLPRNTNLGLHLIDIIPLDGAPNNSLVRKVYYLKVYWYRFLASLGTTYKGDHIDMHSKKQKLLIGLFKKLGFAKLFPQNSVYNRLDRLYKRYDWKKQRYAGTVNASLFTKEVMPSEIWGKGVFLRFEDTEYRVPSDYDNYLKRLYGENYFYEEPAEEDRKSHIGG is encoded by the coding sequence ATGGGACAGTTTGAAGTCTTAAAAAAAATTCAAGAAATTGAGCTGGATGCTTTAAAAGAATTCAACAAGATTTGTAAAGAAAATAATCTAATGTTCTTCTTGAGAGGCGGAAGTGTGATGGGAGCAGTTAAATACCAAGGGTTTATCCCTTGGGATGATGATGTGGATATTGCTGTTCCTAGGGAAGATTATGATCGGCTACCACAAATTTTTGAAAATAAAATAATTGCAGGCAAGTATCAGGTCCTTTGTCATCAGTATTGTGAAGAATTACACTGTTATTTTCCACGTCTTTTCCTACTTGAAGATGAGAGAATAAAATTGGGACTACCCAGAAATACAAATCTTGGCTTGCATCTTATTGATATCATACCTCTTGATGGCGCTCCTAACAATAGTTTAGTCAGAAAGGTGTATTACCTTAAAGTGTATTGGTACCGTTTTTTAGCTAGTTTGGGAACAACTTATAAAGGCGATCATATTGATATGCATTCTAAAAAGCAGAAATTGCTGATTGGATTGTTTAAAAAACTAGGTTTTGCAAAACTGTTTCCTCAAAATTCAGTTTACAACCGACTGGATAGGTTGTATAAGCGATATGATTGGAAAAAACAACGTTATGCTGGTACAGTAAATGCTTCTTTATTCACTAAAGAAGTGATGCCTTCCGAGATTTGGGGAAAAGGTGTTTTTTTGAGATTTGAAGACACAGAGTATAGAGTTCCGTCTGATTATGATAATTATCTGAAGAGGCTGTATGGTGAAAACTATTTTTACGAAGAACCTGCTGAAGAAGATAGAAAGTCGCATATAGGAGGGTAA
- a CDS encoding glycosyltransferase has product MFCYIILHYKVYDETVSCVKSIQESNCNQKKIIIIDNFSNNGTGEQLQEFYKDDEEIDVLINDENLGFAKGNNVAYQYSKLKYNPDFIVIMNNDVEIETNNFEEKVSEIYEREKFHLLGPDIYSTTYHLHQNPKRCSHYTYDEVKKLNQKYKKESQISLYLKIKCWLKASKKLRTLIYRKRRNSESNYKKTVVNPILHGSFIVYSKDYIKNEKFAFNPNTFFYFETEILDYECEKKGYKRLYTPEIKVLHHQNVATNQVYSNLVEKTIFSNKCNFESSSYFLELMGKER; this is encoded by the coding sequence TTGTTTTGTTATATCATTTTACATTACAAGGTTTATGATGAGACGGTTTCTTGTGTGAAATCTATACAGGAAAGTAATTGCAATCAGAAAAAAATAATCATCATTGATAATTTCTCAAATAACGGAACAGGAGAACAGTTACAGGAATTTTATAAAGATGATGAAGAAATTGATGTGTTAATAAATGACGAAAATTTAGGATTTGCTAAAGGAAATAATGTCGCCTATCAATATTCTAAATTGAAATATAACCCTGATTTTATTGTCATTATGAATAATGATGTGGAAATAGAAACTAACAATTTCGAGGAAAAAGTTAGTGAAATATATGAGCGAGAAAAATTTCATTTACTCGGTCCTGATATTTATTCAACGACTTATCATCTTCATCAGAATCCAAAACGATGTTCACATTATACTTATGATGAAGTCAAAAAATTAAATCAAAAATATAAAAAAGAAAGTCAGATCAGTCTTTATTTGAAAATAAAGTGTTGGCTTAAAGCAAGTAAAAAATTACGAACACTTATCTATCGGAAAAGAAGAAATTCAGAAAGCAATTATAAGAAAACCGTCGTAAATCCAATTTTACATGGCTCTTTTATCGTATACTCTAAAGATTATATAAAAAATGAGAAGTTTGCTTTTAATCCAAATACATTTTTCTATTTTGAAACAGAAATTCTGGACTATGAATGTGAAAAAAAAGGATACAAACGTTTATATACACCAGAGATAAAAGTTCTCCATCATCAAAATGTTGCGACAAATCAGGTATATTCAAATTTGGTAGAAAAAACTATCTTTTCAAACAAGTGTAATTTTGAATCTTCTAGTTATTTCTTAGAATTGATGGGGAAGGAAAGATAA
- the nrdG gene encoding anaerobic ribonucleoside-triphosphate reductase activating protein gives MTWNTPKPGEWKSEELSQGRIIDYKAFNFVDGEGVRNSLYVAGCMFHCEGCYNVATWSFNAGIPYTKELEEQIMADLAQPYVQGLTLLGGEPFLNTGILLPLVKRIRKELPEKDIWSWTGYTWEEMMLETPDKLELLSLIDILVDGRYDKSKRNLMLQFRGSSNQRIIDVQKSLKEGKVVIWDKLNDGKESFEQVKRDDLL, from the coding sequence ATGACATGGAATACACCAAAACCAGGCGAATGGAAGAGTGAGGAGCTGAGTCAAGGACGCATCATCGATTACAAGGCTTTTAACTTTGTCGATGGAGAAGGGGTGCGCAACTCCCTTTATGTGGCGGGTTGTATGTTTCACTGTGAGGGCTGTTACAATGTAGCAACCTGGTCTTTCAATGCAGGCATTCCCTATACCAAAGAGTTAGAAGAGCAGATCATGGCAGATCTGGCCCAACCTTATGTTCAAGGTTTGACCCTACTCGGTGGAGAGCCATTCCTGAATACTGGAATTCTTTTGCCTCTCGTTAAACGCATTCGGAAAGAATTGCCGGAAAAAGACATCTGGTCATGGACAGGCTACACCTGGGAAGAAATGATGCTAGAGACACCAGACAAACTAGAGCTTCTCTCACTGATTGATATTCTGGTCGATGGCCGCTATGATAAGAGTAAACGCAACCTCATGTTGCAGTTCCGAGGGTCTTCTAACCAGCGGATTATTGATGTTCAAAAATCATTAAAAGAAGGAAAGGTTGTCATCTGGGACAAGCTCAATGATGGCAAAGAAAGTTTTGAACAGGTCAAACGGGATGATTTGCTATAG
- a CDS encoding GNAT family N-acetyltransferase has product MELRRPTLADKETILEMMAEFEQTQSAHDGGFWDAENFDYEEWLETNLNKEMGIGLPENRVPSIQFVLFDDSGHALGFLNLRLRLNEGLLNYAGHIGYSIRPSERGKGYAKEALHQGLQVAKEKNIHRALVTCSTENPASRAVILANGGQFEDVRNGTERYWIEVE; this is encoded by the coding sequence ATGGAATTACGCAGACCGACATTGGCAGATAAAGAAACAATTTTAGAGATGATGGCAGAGTTTGAACAGACTCAATCAGCCCACGATGGCGGCTTTTGGGATGCTGAAAACTTTGATTATGAGGAGTGGCTAGAAACTAACCTTAATAAAGAAATGGGAATAGGATTGCCTGAAAATCGCGTCCCATCAATTCAGTTCGTATTGTTTGATGACTCAGGTCATGCTTTAGGTTTTTTGAATCTACGGCTGAGACTAAATGAGGGATTGCTGAATTATGCTGGTCATATCGGTTATTCCATCCGCCCTTCTGAAAGGGGAAAAGGTTATGCCAAGGAAGCTCTCCATCAAGGTCTGCAAGTAGCTAAAGAAAAGAACATCCATCGTGCTCTGGTGACTTGTAGCACGGAAAATCCTGCCAGCCGAGCGGTTATCTTAGCTAATGGCGGCCAATTTGAAGATGTTCGAAATGGAACGGAGCGTTATTGGATAGAAGTGGAGTAG